The following are from one region of the Acidobacteriota bacterium genome:
- a CDS encoding pyridoxamine 5'-phosphate oxidase family protein: MSRGHATPRAEEPLYDLTVATPSHAERARTLLATLKTGTLATVAKEPEGHPYPSFVTFAVDGADPVFLVSEMAEH, from the coding sequence ATGAGCCGAGGCCATGCCACTCCCCGCGCTGAAGAACCCCTCTACGATCTGACTGTCGCCACTCCGAGCCACGCCGAGCGCGCTCGGACGCTTCTCGCCACCCTGAAGACGGGGACCCTCGCGACGGTGGCGAAGGAGCCCGAGGGGCATCCCTATCCCTCGTTCGTCACCTTCGCGGTCGACGGTGCGGATCCCGTGTTTCTGGTGAGCGAGATGGCCGAGCACA